A window of Juglans regia cultivar Chandler chromosome 7, Walnut 2.0, whole genome shotgun sequence contains these coding sequences:
- the LOC108987351 gene encoding transcription factor IBH1-like, with protein MTPKGVSLNPNSRKTKFARRFLCALSQMRNPRPVSSSNDEEVRKRSHKIKIAAYLSMARTVGSRRAWSRALLFKLRTRARRHNMMIGRRSLCLKKKRVIKNDPQGELSQTNKLRHLVPGGKTMDMCSLLEETAHFVTCLATQVKVMQTIADHFDK; from the coding sequence ATGACCCCAAAGGGTGTATCCCTTAATCCCAACTCCCGCAAAACTAAGTTTGCTCGTAGATTTCTCTGTGCCCTCTCGCAAATGAGAAACCCTAGACCAGTTTCCTCCTCCAACGACGAAGAAGTCCGTAAACGAAGCCACAAAATCAAGATCGCGGCTTATTTGTCGATGGCGCGCACAGTTGGGTCGAGGAGGGCTTGGAGCCGGGCCCTTCTTTTCAAGCTTCGAACCCGAGCAAGGCGCCACAATATGATGATCGGGAGGAGGTCTCTttgcttgaagaagaaaagggtCATTAAGAATGATCCCCAAGGGGAGCTAAGCCAAACCAACAAGCTTAGACATCTTGTACCAGGTGGGAAAACCATGGATATGTGCAGCTTGTTGGAGGAGACAGCCCACTTTGTAACGTGTCTTGCCACCCAGGTTAAGGTCATGCAGACTATAGCCGATCACTTTGATAAATGA